The DNA window CTACCCCTGCCCCGACACCGAAGCCCGGATCGTCAACACGACCCGGACCCGGACGCTCGACGGGGTCGATCTCAGCGGGGCGTCGGGGACCGAGAGGGACAAGGAGGCCGCCCGACGGGCCCTGCTCGACGAGCGCGGGCTGCTCGTGGAGGGCGTCGAGAAGGTCATCCCCAAAGCGGGACCCGCAGGTGACGCGACCGTCATCGCCGCTCGTCAGTTCTTCTTGCCCGTCGCGAGCCACGACGAGGAGGACTGCCAGGAGGCCCATCAGCGCGTCGATGCAGGAGACGCTGGCAGCGTCACGGAGGCGCCCCTCTCACGATGCTTCGGGGGTGTAGGGGACCCATGCGGGAGCCGCGGGCTCTTGCCTTGCCGACCCGACCTCACCTGCGTCGGAGGTCGCCCCGAGACCGACATCCCGGGGGTTTGCCAGCCCTGAGCGGAGCTGAGCCGAGGAGCCAGCACCTCGAACGGAAGGGGGGCGGGTCGTCACCTCGCGGAGGAAGGGGCCTCGTGCCCCGGGAGCCGCTCCAGGGCCCCCGAAGGGACAGTCACGGACCAGTTCGGTCGCGAGGGGCATGGCGGCTTCGAGGCCCGCGGGCTGATATGCTCTGCTACGTGCCAGCGGCCCCGCTCCTTCTGTCGA is part of the Chondromyces crocatus genome and encodes:
- a CDS encoding DUF6748 domain-containing protein, which codes for MLRALAIAVGFVSLLGIRGDAKAARERQDPAYYVVTAVDVRRCAQPHCGGYFIAKANKRLTECADGAVAASCYVATIDLSRLGLRMDEERALREGNVVFHGVMRPRKDVPRLRNLVVSDAFRAPREGSLSSTLFHVGSNGVQCVTYPCPDTEARIVNTTRTRTLDGVDLSGASGTERDKEAARRALLDERGLLVEGVEKVIPKAGPAGDATVIAARQFFLPVASHDEEDCQEAHQRVDAGDAGSVTEAPLSRCFGGVGDPCGSRGLLPCRPDLTCVGGRPETDIPGVCQP